One genomic region from Leptospira licerasiae serovar Varillal str. VAR 010 encodes:
- the amt gene encoding ammonium transporter, with amino-acid sequence MHKTSFDILWIILSSGLVFFMQAGFLCLESGLTRTKNSINVAIKNITDFGIATLVFYSIGFGLMFGTTYNGLIGKDMFFPDFSKTSPETSVFFLFQLMFCGTAATIVSGAVAERMKFGAYIIVTAIISSLIYPIFGHWVWGRDLQDWDQFTGWLAHLGFMDFAGSTAVHSVGGWVGLSAMILIGNRTGKYGKDGSVRKITGHNLPLAMLGTLILWFGWIGFNGGSTLAFTSEVPKIITNTMFAASGGMASSLIYGWIRLKYAEATLPLNGTLAGLVAITAPCNAVNSIESLLIGLVAGILMFEAGVLLDKLKLDDAVGAIPVHLVSGIWGTLAVGFFGDLSMLGTGLDRITQILVQLLGVLSCAVLSFGISYPLLYIIHRFYSLRVSPQNEYQGLNYTEHRATTELIDLFMEMEYQKRTGDLSQDLSIEPFTEVGQIAERYNLVLDKIRTNIKEKETLAVELEHNLSLLQSDLSTARKIQSGIISQEDKLTGDLEITVRYLPLTEVGGDFFDIMELRPGLTRVFLADATGHGVQAALLTMAIKAIYESLKRGIYSVTEILYHLNNEFLHTFKNLNQFFTCIVVDIDTNLNLIRYSSAGHVPQYLIQGQEIHSLEKTGRIMGVIPNTKYTSNEIEFAQDSKLILFTDGLFEQWNSNKEEFGEKRVEAIVGNLKGIPISEGIDQILKKLDEFLAGSPKQDDISVLGISRKSKK; translated from the coding sequence ATGCATAAAACGAGTTTTGATATCCTATGGATCATTCTTTCTTCCGGATTGGTGTTCTTCATGCAGGCCGGATTTTTATGTTTAGAATCCGGCCTTACCAGGACAAAGAACTCGATTAACGTAGCGATCAAAAATATTACGGATTTTGGAATTGCTACTCTCGTTTTCTATTCTATCGGATTCGGACTTATGTTCGGCACAACCTATAATGGTTTGATCGGAAAAGATATGTTTTTTCCTGATTTTTCAAAAACAAGTCCTGAAACTTCGGTTTTCTTTTTATTCCAACTCATGTTCTGCGGAACAGCTGCGACTATCGTTTCTGGTGCAGTTGCCGAAAGAATGAAATTCGGCGCCTATATCATCGTTACTGCCATTATTTCTTCTTTGATCTATCCGATTTTCGGTCACTGGGTATGGGGAAGGGATCTCCAAGATTGGGATCAATTTACAGGTTGGCTTGCTCATCTCGGCTTTATGGATTTTGCGGGATCCACTGCGGTTCATAGTGTAGGAGGATGGGTAGGACTTTCCGCGATGATACTTATTGGAAATCGAACCGGAAAATACGGTAAGGACGGGTCGGTCCGAAAGATCACTGGGCATAATTTACCTCTTGCGATGCTTGGAACATTGATCCTCTGGTTTGGTTGGATCGGGTTTAATGGGGGAAGCACCCTTGCCTTCACTTCCGAAGTTCCAAAGATTATCACAAATACTATGTTTGCAGCTTCCGGTGGAATGGCTTCCAGTTTGATATATGGCTGGATCCGTTTAAAATATGCAGAAGCTACTTTACCTTTAAACGGTACCTTGGCAGGGCTTGTGGCAATCACTGCTCCATGCAACGCGGTCAATTCCATCGAATCTCTTTTGATCGGATTAGTTGCAGGAATTTTAATGTTCGAAGCAGGAGTCCTGCTGGATAAATTAAAGCTGGATGACGCTGTAGGAGCTATTCCGGTTCATCTTGTGTCCGGGATCTGGGGTACTTTGGCGGTGGGTTTTTTCGGGGATCTTTCTATGTTAGGCACAGGATTAGACAGAATTACTCAAATCCTTGTGCAGTTATTAGGAGTGTTATCCTGCGCGGTCCTTTCTTTTGGAATAAGTTATCCTCTTCTTTATATTATACATCGTTTTTATAGCCTAAGAGTTTCTCCTCAAAACGAATACCAAGGCTTGAATTATACGGAACATAGAGCCACTACCGAACTTATAGATCTATTTATGGAAATGGAATACCAGAAACGGACAGGGGATCTAAGCCAAGATCTTTCGATAGAACCGTTTACGGAAGTAGGGCAGATCGCAGAAAGATATAACTTGGTGTTGGATAAGATCAGAACTAATATTAAGGAAAAGGAAACTTTAGCGGTAGAGTTGGAGCATAATTTGAGTTTACTCCAGAGCGATCTATCAACTGCTAGAAAGATCCAATCCGGTATAATTTCACAGGAAGATAAGCTCACAGGAGATCTAGAAATTACCGTAAGATATCTTCCTCTTACGGAAGTAGGAGGGGATTTTTTTGATATAATGGAACTTCGCCCCGGATTAACTCGAGTGTTCCTTGCGGATGCTACCGGACATGGAGTGCAAGCGGCTCTGTTGACCATGGCAATCAAAGCGATTTATGAATCCTTAAAACGTGGGATATATAGTGTTACCGAAATTTTATATCACTTAAACAATGAATTCCTGCATACATTCAAAAATTTGAATCAATTCTTTACTTGTATCGTAGTCGATATCGACACAAACCTAAATTTGATCAGATATTCCTCCGCAGGCCATGTGCCCCAGTATTTAATACAAGGTCAGGAGATCCACTCTTTGGAAAAAACCGGAAGGATCATGGGCGTGATTCCGAATACTAAATATACGTCTAATGAGATAGAATTCGCTCAGGATTCTAAATTAATACTTTTTACGGACGGTCTTTTTGAACAATGGAACTCTAATAAAGAGGAATTCGGAGAAAAAAGAGTAGAGGCGATCGTAGGAAATCTAAAGGGAATTCCGATAAGCGAAGGGATCGATCAAATATTAAAAAAGTTGGATGAATTCCTTGCAGGATCTCCTAAACAAGATGATATTTCCGTTTTGGGGATCAGTCGAAAAAGTAAAAAGTAA
- a CDS encoding glycogen/starch/alpha-glucan phosphorylase: METAERRKILDLFERDVKMGVDSLGSTIVKKLEYELGKYKNNTYKEDIYRALAMSLRDILISRWNEIQEQYRLKKVRKVYYLSIEYLLGTLLKTNLANLQMMGVAEKALQNIGYELSEVAENEPDAALGNGGLGRLAACFLDSLATLNFPAQAAGIRYEYGIFRQEIRNGFQREYPENWLNQDNPWEIARMDLVYPVQFYGQTKTDIDHKGCSFCIWDPKEVVLAEAYDVFIPGFKTNTVTNLRLWKAKSSREFNLDYFNHGDYLRAIEDKQKSENISKVLYPNDAIEQGRELRLKQEYFLVSATLQDALAQFISEEGLKWESLPRRMIFHLNDTHPTLAIPEFMRLLVDGYSLPWGQAWDYTTKCFAYTNHTIMPEALETWSVDLMENVLPRHLQIIYEINFNFLQELRKERVSEDIVRKVSIIEEGSPKRIRMSHLAVVASKSVNGVAKLHTEILKTSIFPEFYALFPQKFHNITNGVAHRRWLLTANPKLSDLITHKIGDSWQNDLSNISDLEEYSEDKGFRREWSKIKQENKEFLSNFTYNNLGIRVDPNSIFDVQIKRIHEYKRQLLNVLRIVYDYQKIKENPSVSYTPRTVFFSGKAAPGYRKAKLIIKLIHSVGNIVNSDPKVNRHLKVVFLPNFNVGLAEKIIPAADLSEQISCPGTEASGTGNMKFMLNGALTVCTLDGANVEIIESVKDENIYAFGNTVDQLKELRRSGYDPTSIANRDPAIMDVLNAVRKGFFLKEAKELFKDLVDELLLRGDSYFLLADFHSYINVQDRISTDYLNSEDWTRRTIINAARAGNFSSDRTVSEYVQRIWRLKNHDPV; encoded by the coding sequence ATGGAAACTGCTGAACGTCGGAAAATTTTGGATCTGTTTGAACGGGATGTCAAAATGGGAGTGGACTCTTTGGGTTCCACCATCGTTAAAAAACTAGAGTATGAGCTCGGAAAATATAAGAACAACACCTATAAAGAAGATATTTACCGTGCTTTGGCAATGAGTCTACGAGATATTCTCATCAGTAGATGGAACGAGATCCAAGAGCAGTATCGATTGAAAAAAGTCAGAAAAGTATATTATCTTTCTATTGAATATCTTCTCGGTACATTATTAAAAACGAATTTGGCCAATCTCCAAATGATGGGAGTTGCCGAAAAAGCCTTACAGAATATAGGATATGAACTTTCGGAAGTTGCCGAAAACGAACCGGACGCCGCTTTGGGGAATGGGGGTTTAGGAAGACTTGCTGCTTGTTTTTTAGATTCACTTGCTACCTTGAATTTTCCTGCTCAGGCTGCCGGGATCCGTTATGAGTATGGAATTTTTAGGCAAGAGATCCGTAACGGTTTCCAGAGAGAATATCCTGAAAACTGGCTGAATCAGGATAATCCTTGGGAGATAGCAAGAATGGATCTTGTATATCCTGTCCAGTTTTACGGACAAACTAAAACGGATATCGATCATAAGGGTTGTTCGTTTTGTATCTGGGATCCCAAAGAAGTGGTACTTGCAGAAGCGTATGACGTGTTCATCCCTGGATTTAAGACGAATACGGTGACCAATCTCAGGCTTTGGAAGGCCAAATCGAGTAGGGAATTCAATCTGGATTATTTCAACCACGGGGATTATTTAAGGGCAATCGAAGACAAACAAAAATCGGAGAATATTTCGAAGGTACTATATCCTAACGACGCCATAGAACAAGGAAGGGAGCTAAGATTAAAACAGGAATATTTTCTGGTAAGCGCAACTTTACAGGACGCACTGGCGCAATTCATTTCGGAAGAGGGATTGAAATGGGAGAGTCTTCCGCGTAGGATGATTTTTCATTTAAACGACACTCATCCTACCTTGGCAATTCCTGAGTTTATGCGTTTGTTGGTGGACGGATATTCCTTGCCTTGGGGGCAGGCCTGGGACTACACGACTAAATGTTTTGCATACACAAATCATACGATCATGCCGGAAGCTTTGGAAACTTGGTCTGTGGATTTGATGGAGAACGTGCTACCTAGACATCTACAAATAATCTATGAGATCAATTTCAATTTTCTGCAGGAGCTCAGAAAGGAGAGAGTTTCCGAGGACATTGTGCGAAAGGTATCCATTATAGAGGAAGGAAGTCCGAAAAGGATCAGGATGTCACATTTAGCTGTGGTGGCATCCAAAAGTGTGAACGGGGTCGCTAAGCTTCACACCGAAATTTTGAAGACTAGTATATTTCCGGAATTCTATGCTCTGTTTCCTCAAAAGTTCCACAATATAACTAATGGAGTCGCGCATAGACGCTGGCTTCTTACCGCAAACCCAAAACTTTCGGATTTAATTACTCATAAGATCGGAGATAGTTGGCAAAACGATCTTTCAAATATATCCGATCTGGAAGAGTATTCGGAAGACAAAGGATTTAGAAGGGAATGGAGTAAGATCAAACAAGAAAATAAGGAATTTCTTTCTAATTTTACTTACAATAATTTGGGTATAAGGGTCGATCCGAATTCCATATTCGATGTACAGATCAAACGGATACATGAATATAAACGACAATTATTAAACGTTTTACGGATCGTATACGATTACCAAAAAATTAAAGAAAATCCTTCCGTTTCTTATACTCCTCGTACTGTCTTCTTTTCCGGCAAAGCGGCTCCGGGATACAGAAAGGCAAAACTGATCATCAAACTAATTCATTCTGTGGGAAATATCGTGAATTCGGATCCGAAAGTGAATCGGCATTTGAAAGTGGTGTTTCTTCCTAACTTTAATGTCGGTCTAGCGGAAAAAATTATTCCGGCAGCGGATTTGTCCGAACAGATATCCTGTCCGGGAACGGAGGCCTCCGGAACAGGAAACATGAAATTCATGCTGAACGGAGCCCTTACGGTATGTACTTTGGATGGGGCAAACGTGGAAATTATAGAGAGTGTGAAGGATGAGAATATCTATGCCTTCGGAAATACCGTGGATCAATTAAAAGAACTCAGAAGGTCCGGCTACGATCCCACTTCTATTGCGAATAGGGACCCTGCAATCATGGACGTACTAAACGCCGTAAGAAAGGGTTTTTTTCTAAAGGAAGCCAAAGAACTTTTTAAGGATCTCGTAGACGAACTTCTCTTACGAGGAGATTCTTACTTTTTACTCGCGGACTTTCATTCTTACATAAACGTGCAAGATAGAATTTCAACGGACTACTTAAATTCGGAAGATTGGACAAGGCGTACGATAATAAACGCTGCAAGGGCCGGAAATTTTTCTTCCGATCGGACCGTTTCGGAATACGTACAACGGATATGGAGGTTGAAAAATCATGATCCCGTATAG
- a CDS encoding DUF302 domain-containing protein, translating to MKYIVESEKSVEQASSDLEKNVAEAKYGVLHIHDLKETMKKKGVEFPEECRIFEVCNPVRASKVLSEDMEMNFALPCRISVYTDHGKTKIGMIRPEPLLRTLSDSKILAQEAKEVEYDLIRIIEASK from the coding sequence ATGAAATACATCGTTGAATCGGAAAAAAGTGTAGAGCAAGCATCCTCGGATCTGGAAAAGAATGTAGCAGAAGCAAAATACGGAGTACTGCATATCCATGACCTTAAGGAAACGATGAAAAAGAAAGGGGTCGAATTTCCGGAAGAATGTAGGATTTTCGAAGTTTGCAATCCAGTTCGCGCTAGTAAAGTGTTGAGCGAAGATATGGAAATGAATTTTGCACTACCTTGCAGGATCTCCGTGTATACAGATCATGGAAAGACCAAGATCGGTATGATTAGACCGGAACCTCTTTTACGGACCTTGTCCGATTCCAAAATTCTGGCGCAAGAGGCAAAGGAAGTCGAATACGATCTAATCCGGATCATAGAGGCTAGTAAATAA
- a CDS encoding DUF3147 family protein has protein sequence MLYLIFKYAVTSALVVLISEVARRNDRLGALIASLPLVTILTLLWLQFEKTDPEKISNHAYYTFWFVIPTLPMFLAFPRLYSAFGFWFALGVCVLLTVLLFISFNYVLEKFGIKLI, from the coding sequence ATGTTATATCTTATATTTAAATACGCAGTGACTTCCGCTTTGGTGGTTCTGATCTCTGAGGTCGCCCGCAGGAACGACCGTCTAGGAGCCTTGATCGCTTCTCTTCCTTTGGTTACCATTCTTACGTTGCTTTGGCTGCAGTTTGAAAAGACGGATCCAGAAAAGATCTCCAATCATGCATATTATACTTTTTGGTTTGTGATCCCCACTTTACCAATGTTTTTAGCATTTCCTAGATTGTATTCCGCATTCGGTTTTTGGTTCGCACTTGGTGTCTGTGTATTATTGACTGTTTTACTTTTTATTTCTTTCAATTACGTTCTTGAAAAATTCGGTATCAAACTTATTTAA
- a CDS encoding phosphotransferase family protein: MPAKKTKRPSPGNSLAIGRSAEISEYGPNKILKLFFKEFPTSEVDTEYSNSVIAFSAGATSMKCYEKIKIDDRHGLIFDRLEGISLTKLPDKRPLAIFSLSKILADLHLDLHNKQTKKLKDVRSEAIKVLSKEPLSFLSKEEKKIAKQFIENLPEGSSVLHLDFHPENVVVTKDSFVIIDWMTALKGDAAADVASTVFLFQDAELWPGTPFLKVLFYTLVRKFILKGYLKRYLSVSGMDWKEVEKWRLPILIFRLGLWNIESERSALQKEIREIISISKEGK, translated from the coding sequence ATGCCCGCTAAAAAAACAAAACGACCAAGTCCTGGAAATTCACTCGCGATAGGTAGATCCGCCGAAATTTCGGAATACGGACCGAATAAGATCCTAAAACTTTTTTTTAAAGAATTCCCGACCTCTGAGGTGGATACGGAATATTCTAATTCCGTAATCGCATTTTCTGCAGGCGCTACTTCCATGAAATGTTATGAGAAGATTAAGATCGATGATAGACATGGACTAATCTTTGATAGACTGGAGGGGATTTCCCTTACTAAACTTCCTGACAAAAGACCTCTAGCTATTTTTAGTCTTTCCAAAATACTCGCAGACCTTCATCTCGATCTACATAATAAACAAACCAAAAAGCTGAAGGATGTCAGATCCGAAGCGATTAAAGTCCTTTCTAAAGAACCGCTTTCTTTTTTGAGTAAAGAAGAAAAGAAGATCGCAAAACAATTTATAGAAAATTTACCGGAAGGCTCCTCAGTTCTACATCTGGATTTTCATCCCGAAAATGTGGTCGTAACCAAGGATTCTTTCGTGATCATAGATTGGATGACTGCTTTGAAAGGCGACGCTGCAGCGGATGTCGCTTCTACAGTTTTTCTATTCCAAGATGCTGAGCTTTGGCCAGGAACTCCATTTTTGAAAGTTTTATTTTATACTCTGGTTCGAAAGTTCATTTTAAAAGGATATTTAAAAAGATATCTTTCCGTTTCGGGAATGGATTGGAAGGAAGTGGAAAAATGGAGGCTCCCAATATTAATTTTTCGTTTAGGACTTTGGAATATAGAAAGTGAAAGGTCCGCGCTACAAAAAGAGATCAGGGAGATCATTTCTATTTCAAAGGAAGGTAAATGA
- the glgX gene encoding glycogen debranching protein GlgX: protein MSLAPGKPYPLGASWDGKGVNFAVYSEYATKVEVCIFSGSDSPKEKYRVSLDSKSGPVWHGYLSELKPGTVYGYRVHGPYEPREGHWFNPNKVLLDPYARSIARLPVLDLSLYAYRRESLEKIPEETEISLMSETDNAAFCSLSRVSDENFDWSNDVRPSHSWQDTILYEAHIKSMTFGHPDIPKDLKGTFLGFCSEPILKHFKKMGITSIELLPIHQAYSSVRLQTSGLIDYWGYNTLGFFLPDLRYARKGAESEVIRDFKTMVKKFHREGIEIILDVVYNHTCEEDHFGPNLHFRGLCNRSYYRLEDHKKMMYKNYSGCGNTLDISKPVVLDLILNSLRYWATEMHVDGFRFDLAASLIRGNDGAPEAFPSFLAALKRDPLLSELKLIAEPWDLKGNLHDCFPSPWREWNEGFRDSSRKFWISDNVDSRQFLHHLGQKRFTEESAKDLPFEKLNYITCHDGFTLQDLVSYNVKHNEKNGENNRDGTDRNYSWNCGVEGYCLNEDVVSLRERQKRNLIATLFLSSCVPMISGGDELSRTQEGNNNAYCQDNEINFYDWGQYPEKRDFLEFVDFLIRYRKSSQVFGKIETLLSDEKSLLWKSIVSDEYGVEVSKPSFTGSGTFPISWCARFRKTDHKNTAPEWDSEIGFILLLNPTHREVKFVFPESFSGSPLCKVLDTSVKNHPLEIKEVLLTSCTIPPRSLVLFEELGSTMHG, encoded by the coding sequence ATGAGTTTAGCTCCTGGAAAACCATATCCATTGGGAGCAAGTTGGGATGGAAAAGGAGTGAATTTCGCAGTTTATTCTGAATATGCAACCAAGGTGGAAGTATGCATTTTTTCCGGCTCGGATTCTCCGAAAGAAAAGTATCGTGTCAGTCTGGACTCAAAATCCGGTCCGGTATGGCACGGATACTTGTCCGAACTGAAGCCTGGAACTGTGTACGGTTATAGAGTTCACGGACCCTATGAACCCAGAGAAGGTCATTGGTTTAATCCTAACAAAGTCCTTTTGGATCCTTATGCTAGGTCTATCGCTCGTCTTCCCGTTTTGGATCTTTCTTTATATGCATACCGAAGGGAAAGTTTGGAAAAAATTCCGGAAGAAACAGAGATTTCTCTGATGAGCGAAACGGATAACGCTGCGTTTTGTTCGCTTTCTAGAGTGAGTGATGAAAATTTCGATTGGTCTAACGATGTTAGACCATCACATTCCTGGCAAGATACAATCCTATATGAAGCTCATATTAAAAGTATGACTTTCGGACATCCTGATATTCCAAAAGATTTAAAGGGAACATTTTTAGGATTCTGCTCCGAACCGATCCTGAAACATTTTAAAAAGATGGGGATCACTTCCATTGAACTTTTACCGATTCACCAAGCGTATTCCAGTGTTAGACTACAAACCTCCGGGTTAATCGATTACTGGGGTTATAACACTTTAGGCTTTTTTTTGCCTGACTTACGTTATGCTAGAAAGGGAGCCGAATCCGAAGTAATACGTGATTTCAAGACGATGGTAAAAAAGTTTCATCGAGAAGGTATAGAGATCATACTTGACGTGGTATATAATCATACCTGCGAAGAAGATCATTTCGGTCCGAATCTACATTTTCGCGGATTATGCAATCGTTCTTATTATCGATTGGAAGATCATAAAAAGATGATGTATAAGAACTACTCCGGATGCGGAAATACTCTGGACATATCTAAACCTGTCGTTTTGGACTTGATCCTCAATAGTCTACGATATTGGGCGACAGAAATGCATGTTGACGGTTTTCGGTTTGATTTAGCCGCAAGTCTTATTCGAGGAAATGACGGAGCTCCGGAAGCCTTTCCCTCTTTCCTTGCGGCTTTAAAAAGGGATCCTCTTCTTTCCGAACTCAAGCTGATAGCGGAGCCTTGGGACCTGAAAGGGAATTTGCATGATTGTTTCCCTTCTCCCTGGAGGGAATGGAACGAAGGATTCAGGGATTCCTCTCGAAAATTTTGGATTTCGGATAATGTTGATTCGCGGCAGTTTTTGCACCATTTGGGTCAGAAAAGGTTTACGGAAGAATCCGCGAAAGATCTTCCTTTCGAAAAGTTGAATTATATCACATGTCACGACGGCTTTACGCTTCAAGATCTTGTTTCATATAACGTTAAGCATAATGAAAAGAACGGGGAAAATAATAGGGACGGTACAGATCGAAATTATTCTTGGAACTGCGGGGTAGAAGGATACTGTCTGAATGAGGATGTAGTCTCTTTAAGGGAAAGGCAAAAAAGAAATTTAATCGCTACTCTTTTTCTTTCTTCTTGCGTCCCGATGATCTCGGGAGGAGACGAATTATCCAGGACCCAGGAAGGAAATAATAACGCATATTGTCAGGATAACGAAATAAATTTTTACGATTGGGGACAGTATCCGGAAAAGCGGGACTTCCTCGAATTCGTAGATTTTCTGATAAGATATAGAAAATCCAGTCAGGTATTCGGAAAGATCGAAACGTTACTCTCCGATGAAAAATCCCTTTTATGGAAATCGATTGTAAGCGACGAGTACGGAGTGGAAGTTTCGAAACCTTCTTTTACGGGAAGTGGTACTTTTCCGATTTCCTGGTGCGCTCGTTTTAGAAAGACCGATCATAAGAATACAGCACCTGAATGGGATTCTGAGATCGGTTTTATTCTTCTCTTGAATCCTACTCACAGGGAAGTGAAGTTCGTTTTTCCCGAGTCATTTTCCGGTTCTCCTCTTTGTAAGGTCTTAGATACTTCCGTAAAAAATCATCCCTTGGAAATAAAGGAGGTTCTTCTTACTTCTTGCACAATTCCGCCAAGATCTTTGGTCCTCTTCGAGGAACTGGGGTCGACTATGCATGGGTGA
- the malQ gene encoding 4-alpha-glucanotransferase — MDREKIWTELGLLPKYYDLDGNLHELDEKSALALLVAMGWEEEEAEDPKKLIAMIRLSDSARLLDHIYFLKGEEKEKWIRFRWPYLNFPEDCFLKIETEQGICIEIPLGLSKPDKLREECSHRRFRYKIRIEDPIDLGYHKLSLHNVPGRFEGVSSVLVIHPEKCYSTQEQKKKLGVSVQLYAVRSELNDGIGDFRDLQALANYCYKSGYRVLSINPLHFPYPIPNPDFSPYFSWNRFFKDYLYVHLPWVFKDLSLPETSKRYFAERDKFHKKETSGKYINFESVHEFKLGYLYRAYSEFISSNAPTAKRNMREFLLFVSEKGESLLSHAYWTEKLSADRFYERKSIQSNIKSENTERASKKKDYRNFIYFLAWITEVQWDRVLEYFKERNLILFGDLAVGSDPNGPEVRSFSMDFASSARVGAPSDLFSPAGQNWGIPPSIPRRMVETGFEHFIQLVRNNMIEDGMLRIDHALGLFRLYWIPQGSKGGYISYPSEYLLKILALESQRKRCVLVAEDLGNVPTEIKEKLMDFGLYSFRVLYFEQRHGEGFIPPHRYPPRSVSVHNTHDLPTLKGYWDGFDIEFRKRTSLWDEETSRAYSSGREKEKREILNLLKNEKIFVEEENGKDFIVSLRNGMFELLERTSSEYSIFSLHDILMDEEQTNFPGTSDEYPNWKIRYSKDLKELDLYWGYPTDTTNLGV; from the coding sequence ATGGATCGGGAAAAAATTTGGACCGAGCTTGGACTTTTACCTAAGTATTACGATCTTGACGGAAATCTCCACGAGTTGGATGAAAAATCCGCATTAGCTTTGCTCGTTGCGATGGGGTGGGAGGAAGAGGAAGCTGAAGATCCGAAAAAACTTATAGCAATGATCCGCCTTTCGGATTCCGCCCGTCTTTTGGATCATATTTATTTTTTAAAGGGAGAGGAGAAGGAGAAATGGATCCGATTTCGTTGGCCGTATTTGAATTTCCCGGAGGATTGTTTTTTAAAGATAGAGACGGAACAGGGAATATGTATCGAGATTCCTTTAGGTTTGTCGAAACCGGATAAATTAAGAGAGGAATGTTCTCATCGAAGATTCAGGTATAAAATAAGAATCGAAGATCCGATCGATTTAGGATATCATAAATTATCATTGCATAATGTTCCTGGGAGATTTGAGGGAGTTTCTTCCGTTTTAGTGATTCATCCGGAAAAATGTTATTCCACGCAGGAGCAGAAGAAGAAGTTAGGCGTTTCAGTTCAGTTGTATGCGGTCCGATCGGAATTGAATGACGGTATAGGGGATTTTCGGGATCTGCAAGCTTTGGCGAATTATTGTTACAAATCCGGATATAGAGTGCTTTCTATCAATCCTTTACATTTTCCATATCCGATTCCGAATCCGGATTTTAGTCCGTATTTTTCATGGAATCGGTTCTTTAAGGATTATTTATACGTACATTTACCCTGGGTTTTCAAAGATCTAAGTCTTCCGGAAACTTCGAAAAGATATTTTGCGGAGAGAGATAAATTTCATAAAAAGGAAACCTCCGGAAAATATATTAACTTCGAATCGGTTCATGAATTCAAATTAGGCTATTTGTATCGAGCTTACTCGGAATTCATCTCTTCTAACGCTCCGACGGCGAAAAGAAATATGAGAGAATTTTTACTTTTCGTTTCGGAGAAAGGAGAGTCGCTTTTATCCCATGCATATTGGACGGAAAAGTTGTCTGCCGATCGATTTTACGAAAGAAAGTCGATACAATCGAATATAAAATCGGAAAATACCGAAAGGGCCTCTAAAAAGAAAGATTATAGAAACTTTATATACTTTCTCGCATGGATTACCGAAGTTCAGTGGGATAGAGTATTGGAATATTTTAAAGAGAGAAACTTGATCTTGTTTGGCGATTTGGCTGTTGGGTCCGATCCGAACGGGCCGGAGGTTAGAAGTTTTTCCATGGATTTTGCTTCTTCCGCACGAGTGGGAGCTCCTTCGGACTTATTTTCGCCTGCCGGACAAAACTGGGGAATCCCACCTTCGATACCTCGCCGGATGGTAGAGACCGGTTTCGAGCATTTTATACAATTGGTACGAAACAACATGATTGAGGACGGTATGTTAAGGATAGATCATGCTCTCGGATTGTTCCGTCTATATTGGATCCCCCAAGGATCGAAAGGTGGATATATATCTTATCCATCTGAATATTTATTGAAGATACTTGCCCTCGAAAGTCAGAGAAAACGTTGCGTTTTAGTAGCAGAAGACTTGGGTAACGTCCCTACCGAAATTAAGGAAAAACTAATGGATTTCGGGTTATATTCCTTTCGAGTCCTATATTTCGAACAACGTCACGGAGAAGGCTTTATACCTCCCCACCGTTATCCGCCCAGGTCGGTTTCGGTGCACAATACGCACGATCTTCCTACCTTAAAAGGATATTGGGACGGGTTCGATATCGAATTCAGAAAAAGAACATCTCTTTGGGATGAAGAGACTTCTCGTGCGTATTCATCAGGTAGAGAAAAGGAAAAAAGGGAAATTTTGAACCTTTTAAAAAACGAAAAGATCTTTGTCGAGGAAGAGAACGGGAAGGACTTCATAGTTTCTCTAAGGAACGGAATGTTCGAACTTTTGGAGAGGACCTCTTCGGAATATTCCATATTTTCACTTCATGATATTCTAATGGATGAAGAGCAGACTAATTTTCCGGGAACTAGTGACGAATATCCGAATTGGAAGATCCGTTATTCCAAGGATCTTAAAGAACTGGATTTATACTGGGGATATCCCACGGATACTACGAATTTAGGAGTGTAA